In Desulfuromonas sp., one DNA window encodes the following:
- a CDS encoding taurine dioxygenase: MNQIDYKIRPIKPKHIRSIEDFGGKIIPLEPLGAKVYGIDLSVKNRLTADVINALEEEMAYRGFVVFKNQVDLSIDDFLNACCLWGGHELHSTHGVHPATPGQNRHIFRLSNDPRHGVCGVGPQWHNDGSFISATFSHAGYHIIRPAEHGGGTHFAHQGAAYDALTEEQQEFWSRLSSVNSSSGVVHPVVHEHPVSGRKSVWLHLGMTAAVIEKRPDNDQFRLLQEDEMRSFFNQYNDLLTDGMKNGYALNYEYQDKDCVITDNLAVAHRAAPEAHMSPDQQGLRIMHRATVRGVQDLAPDFELPQQLDVRAHNTFGEGVWVMGGIGFRWDKDIAMQN; the protein is encoded by the coding sequence ATGAATCAAATTGACTATAAAATACGACCGATAAAACCGAAGCATATCCGTTCCATAGAAGATTTTGGCGGCAAGATCATTCCATTAGAACCCTTGGGAGCCAAAGTTTATGGCATCGATCTATCTGTAAAAAACAGGCTAACAGCTGATGTTATAAATGCCCTTGAAGAAGAAATGGCATACCGCGGATTTGTGGTATTTAAAAACCAGGTCGACTTGTCAATCGATGATTTTCTCAATGCCTGCTGCCTCTGGGGTGGTCATGAGCTGCATAGCACACATGGCGTTCACCCTGCGACTCCCGGGCAGAACAGACATATCTTTCGCTTGTCCAACGATCCCCGGCACGGAGTTTGTGGTGTCGGGCCTCAGTGGCACAATGACGGCAGTTTTATCTCTGCTACCTTTTCACATGCCGGGTATCATATTATCCGCCCTGCCGAACATGGCGGCGGAACCCATTTTGCCCACCAGGGTGCCGCCTATGATGCGCTGACCGAAGAACAACAAGAATTCTGGAGCCGTCTTTCTTCTGTTAACTCGTCTTCAGGTGTTGTCCATCCGGTGGTTCATGAGCATCCCGTTTCCGGAAGAAAGTCTGTCTGGCTACATTTGGGAATGACGGCAGCCGTGATTGAAAAGCGACCCGATAACGATCAGTTCCGATTATTGCAGGAAGATGAGATGAGAAGCTTTTTCAACCAGTATAACGATTTGCTTACAGATGGTATGAAAAACGGGTATGCACTCAATTATGAATATCAGGACAAAGATTGTGTTATTACCGATAATTTAGCCGTAGCTCACAGAGCGGCGCCTGAGGCACACATGTCTCCAGATCAGCAAGGATTGCGGATTATGCACCGAGCCACTGTTCGAGGGGTGCAAGACCTCGCTCCAGACTTTGAGCTGCCGCAACAATTGGATGTTCGTGCCCACAATACCTTTGGTGAAGGCGTTTGGGTGATGGGAGGTATTGGCTTTCGGTGGGATAAAGATATTGCAATGCAAAACTAA
- a CDS encoding adenine phosphoribosyltransferase, which produces MDELKRIIRDIPDFPKEGIVFKDITTLLNDGRNYHRMVDLIAHRYVGMNINQIVGVEARGFILGAALAYKLGAGVTLVRKPGKLPSKTKSVSYALEYGTDTLEIHEDAFKPGDKVLIADDLLATGGTVAAVVELVENLGAEIVECCFMTELTFLNGRDRLPKDKVYSLLQFD; this is translated from the coding sequence GTGGACGAACTGAAACGTATCATTCGTGATATACCCGACTTCCCGAAAGAGGGGATCGTCTTTAAGGATATTACCACATTGCTCAATGACGGGCGTAATTACCATCGCATGGTCGATCTGATTGCCCACCGCTATGTCGGCATGAACATCAATCAGATCGTCGGTGTTGAAGCCCGGGGGTTCATTCTCGGTGCCGCTCTGGCTTATAAACTCGGCGCCGGTGTGACTCTTGTTCGAAAACCGGGCAAACTCCCATCGAAAACCAAGAGTGTCTCCTACGCGCTTGAATACGGGACCGACACCCTTGAGATCCACGAGGATGCGTTCAAGCCTGGTGATAAAGTGCTGATTGCCGACGATCTTCTGGCAACGGGCGGTACGGTTGCCGCAGTTGTCGAACTGGTTGAGAATCTCGGCGCCGAGATCGTCGAATGCTGCTTCATGACCGAATTGACATTCCTCAACGGTCGTGATCGACTGCCGAAAGACAAGGTTTACAGCCTGCTTCAATTCGACTGA
- a CDS encoding RNA polymerase subunit sigma, which yields MTKKSDDETKTPVSAAADTESHYGDAIKLYLKEIQKSTLLTAEDERELATKIDNGDEAARARMIESNLRLVVKIAKRYMNRGLPFLDLIEEGNMGLIKAVERFQISKECRFSTYATWWIRQSIERALVNQSRTIRLPVHVSDDINKYLKISRELTRDLNREPSPEEVANIMEVEPSYIRRLMVLVKKTYSIEHPMGENNDYSLIDTIEDANSVDPESLIEELNKYDRIEQWLSTLAENEREILALRFGLNDREPQTLDTIGQKFGVTRERIRQIEAKSIEKLRKILEESQTGMERSS from the coding sequence ATGACAAAAAAATCGGATGACGAAACAAAGACACCGGTATCGGCCGCAGCGGATACCGAAAGTCATTATGGAGATGCCATCAAGCTCTACCTGAAAGAGATCCAGAAGAGTACGCTTTTAACAGCCGAAGATGAACGGGAACTGGCAACCAAAATCGACAACGGGGATGAAGCGGCTCGGGCCAGAATGATCGAATCGAACCTCAGACTGGTCGTCAAGATAGCAAAACGCTACATGAACCGCGGCCTTCCTTTTCTTGACCTGATCGAAGAAGGGAACATGGGGCTGATCAAAGCGGTCGAGCGTTTTCAAATCAGCAAGGAATGCCGTTTTTCAACTTATGCAACCTGGTGGATACGGCAATCGATCGAACGCGCCCTGGTTAATCAGAGCCGGACGATACGCCTGCCGGTGCATGTCTCCGACGATATCAACAAGTATCTCAAGATCTCGCGTGAGTTGACCCGTGATCTGAATCGCGAACCGTCCCCGGAAGAGGTGGCCAATATCATGGAGGTTGAACCCTCCTATATCAGGCGACTGATGGTCCTGGTCAAGAAGACCTATTCGATTGAGCACCCGATGGGAGAAAACAACGACTACAGCCTGATCGATACGATCGAAGATGCCAATTCAGTTGATCCGGAAAGCCTTATTGAAGAGTTGAACAAATATGACCGGATTGAACAATGGCTGTCGACCCTGGCGGAAAACGAGCGGGAGATCCTGGCGCTCCGTTTCGGCCTCAACGACAGAGAACCGCAAACGCTCGACACCATAGGTCAAAAGTTCGGGGTGACCCGGGAACGTATCCGTCAGATAGAAGCCAAAAGTATCGAAAAACTCAGAAAGATTCTCGAAGAGAGCCAAACAGGCATGGAGCGCTCAAGCTGA
- a CDS encoding peptidase translates to MMNYCRLIIIAILVFALTACAAKRQAGVYHTVKKGQTLYTISRIYDVDKLYLARINGIPDPTELQVGERIYIPGAKYVKKVPITVKPNQPPKVASKPKPVVKKPKPVQPTRTVQPKKTPPPKKSYSKPPTASKDRFIWPVKGKIVKKFGSGSSKGLEIAANEGTPVASAAAGKVIYSGSGISGYGNLVIIRHDGSFFTVYGYNQKNLVEAGAFVSKGEKLALSGKPPSGGPYRVYFEIRYGKKPVNPLTYLP, encoded by the coding sequence ATGATGAACTACTGCCGCCTGATTATAATCGCTATTCTCGTCTTTGCCTTAACCGCTTGCGCCGCTAAGCGCCAGGCGGGTGTTTATCATACCGTCAAAAAAGGGCAGACTCTCTATACCATCAGTCGCATCTACGATGTTGACAAACTTTATCTCGCCAGAATTAATGGTATTCCCGATCCGACAGAGTTGCAGGTCGGTGAGCGGATTTATATTCCCGGGGCCAAGTATGTAAAAAAAGTTCCGATCACGGTCAAGCCAAATCAGCCGCCGAAGGTGGCAAGCAAGCCGAAACCGGTGGTGAAAAAGCCGAAACCGGTCCAGCCGACCAGGACGGTGCAGCCAAAGAAGACGCCGCCGCCGAAAAAGAGCTACAGCAAGCCGCCGACAGCATCCAAGGACAGATTTATCTGGCCCGTCAAAGGGAAGATTGTCAAGAAATTTGGCAGCGGCTCCAGTAAAGGGCTCGAGATCGCGGCAAATGAAGGCACCCCGGTCGCTTCTGCAGCTGCCGGCAAGGTTATTTACAGCGGTTCAGGCATTTCCGGGTACGGCAACCTGGTCATTATAAGACATGACGGCTCTTTTTTTACGGTTTACGGCTACAATCAGAAAAACCTTGTTGAGGCCGGTGCATTTGTCAGCAAAGGCGAAAAACTTGCGCTTTCCGGCAAACCGCCGTCCGGGGGTCCTTACCGCGTATATTTTGAGATCCGCTACGGTAAAAAACCGGTTAATCCATTAACCTATCTACCTTGA
- a CDS encoding cytochrome B: MKFLRGLYDWVLKWAETPYGAPALFILAFAEASFFPVPPDVLLIALSLSIPARALWYAFLCSAGSVLGGVAGYLIGFLVWQALAQLFFDYIPGFTPEVFATVQSYFDQYDFLVVFAAGFTPIPYKVITIGAGVFGVNFLIFAIASLISRSARFYLVAGLLKYFGPSVRVFIDRYFNLLALLFMLLLVGGFIALGMVR; encoded by the coding sequence TTGAAATTTTTGCGTGGCCTTTACGATTGGGTTCTGAAATGGGCTGAAACCCCATACGGAGCTCCGGCACTGTTTATCCTCGCTTTTGCCGAAGCCTCTTTCTTCCCGGTTCCTCCTGATGTTTTATTGATTGCCCTGTCGCTCTCGATTCCGGCGCGAGCCCTGTGGTATGCATTTCTCTGCTCGGCCGGTTCAGTGCTTGGCGGGGTCGCCGGCTACCTGATCGGATTTCTCGTCTGGCAGGCCCTGGCCCAACTGTTTTTTGATTATATTCCCGGGTTCACACCTGAAGTCTTCGCTACGGTCCAGAGTTATTTTGATCAGTATGACTTTCTGGTTGTATTTGCCGCCGGCTTCACTCCGATCCCCTACAAGGTGATCACGATCGGGGCCGGTGTATTCGGCGTCAATTTCCTGATATTTGCGATTGCATCGCTCATCAGTCGGAGCGCCCGTTTCTACCTGGTCGCAGGATTACTGAAATATTTCGGACCTTCCGTCCGGGTCTTTATTGACCGCTACTTCAATCTGCTGGCGCTGCTGTTCATGCTGTTGCTGGTTGGCGGGTTTATCGCCCTGGGAATGGTCCGATAA
- a CDS encoding protein-L-isoaspartate O-methyltransferase yields MNNDYAIARRRMVEQQITGRGISDALVIMAMLSVPRHLFVNPGLVDQAYNDFPLPIGHKQTISQPFMVAFMTEALKLKGGERILEIGTGSGYQAAILATIAHQVYTVERISELARTARKALDLAGAYNVHIRVTDGTCGWQEQAPFDGIITTAGSPEVPEHLKTQLEHGGRLIIPVGSQGAQVLKRITRIDEKHFEEESLLDCRFVPLIGKHGWSGEESS; encoded by the coding sequence ATGAACAATGATTACGCCATTGCCCGGCGCCGTATGGTCGAGCAGCAGATAACCGGACGCGGTATCTCTGACGCTCTGGTTATCATGGCGATGCTGTCGGTTCCGCGCCATTTATTCGTCAATCCTGGCCTGGTCGATCAGGCCTACAATGATTTCCCTTTGCCGATTGGTCATAAACAGACGATTTCCCAGCCTTTTATGGTCGCTTTCATGACCGAAGCGCTCAAACTTAAGGGCGGGGAGCGGATTCTTGAGATCGGAACCGGGTCCGGCTACCAGGCCGCAATCCTCGCAACCATCGCCCATCAGGTTTATACGGTCGAACGAATTTCCGAGCTCGCCCGTACCGCCAGAAAAGCTCTTGATCTGGCCGGTGCCTACAACGTACATATCCGGGTCACAGACGGCACCTGCGGCTGGCAGGAGCAGGCGCCTTTTGACGGCATCATCACGACGGCCGGCTCTCCTGAAGTCCCTGAGCATCTGAAAACGCAACTGGAACATGGCGGACGGCTTATTATTCCGGTCGGCAGCCAGGGGGCGCAGGTGTTGAAGCGCATTACCCGGATTGATGAAAAACACTTTGAAGAAGAGTCTCTTCTCGATTGCCGCTTTGTCCCGTTGATCGGCAAGCATGGCTGGTCCGGGGAGGAGTCCTCTTGA
- a CDS encoding 5'/3'-nucleotidase SurE, producing the protein MNSDVLILVTNDDGVLSPGLTVLADALKAVGQVVVVAPDRERSAIGHSLTLHAPLRAEEIAEGFYAISGTPTDCVNLGIHGLLERTPDIVVSGINRGGNLGDDITYSGTVAAAMEATLMGVPAFAVSLESLSFTPDDFALAARFAASIAGQIISHELPADTFLNINVPSGEVSGVKLTRQGKRRYAGEIEIKTDPRGKKYYWLGGSELGFHDVEGTDFNAINHHYISVTPLHMDLTNYRSFDEISTWDLDRCFTADEKP; encoded by the coding sequence ATGAACTCTGACGTATTGATTCTGGTGACCAATGATGACGGGGTTCTTTCGCCCGGCCTGACGGTGCTGGCCGACGCTCTCAAGGCTGTCGGACAGGTCGTTGTGGTTGCCCCGGACCGGGAACGGAGCGCCATCGGACATTCGCTGACCCTGCACGCACCATTACGCGCCGAGGAAATCGCTGAAGGATTTTATGCTATTTCCGGGACGCCGACAGATTGTGTTAATCTCGGCATTCATGGTTTACTTGAACGGACTCCCGATATCGTTGTTTCAGGGATCAACCGTGGCGGCAACCTCGGTGATGATATTACCTATTCGGGTACTGTCGCGGCGGCGATGGAGGCAACCCTTATGGGTGTGCCGGCCTTTGCAGTCTCACTTGAATCATTAAGCTTCACCCCTGATGACTTCGCATTGGCGGCCCGTTTCGCGGCCAGTATTGCCGGACAAATCATCAGCCATGAGTTGCCGGCTGATACTTTTTTGAATATCAATGTGCCGTCCGGTGAGGTCTCCGGGGTTAAATTGACGCGCCAGGGCAAACGCCGCTATGCCGGTGAGATTGAGATCAAAACCGATCCGCGGGGCAAGAAATATTACTGGTTGGGCGGCTCGGAGCTCGGTTTCCACGATGTTGAAGGGACCGATTTTAACGCAATTAACCATCACTATATCTCAGTGACGCCACTCCACATGGATCTGACCAATTATCGTTCCTTTGATGAAATATCAACATGGGACCTTGATCGCTGTTTTACAGCAGATGAGAAACCTTGA
- a CDS encoding MerR family transcriptional regulator: MDQEIPDKLYFKIGEVAELAGVKPHVLRYWESEFGSFRPVKSKTNQRLYKRKDIEFVLKIKDLLHHQGYTIAGARKKLRELSRTGGVPEQVSPEQAEEVSSDQMALPLVSGVDSKLLDEIREDVIRLRDSLKKTPPK, encoded by the coding sequence ATGGACCAGGAAATCCCAGACAAGCTCTATTTTAAGATAGGTGAAGTTGCCGAACTTGCCGGTGTGAAGCCACACGTGCTCCGCTACTGGGAATCAGAGTTCGGCTCTTTTCGTCCGGTCAAAAGCAAAACCAATCAACGCTTATACAAACGTAAGGACATTGAGTTTGTCCTGAAAATCAAAGACCTGTTGCATCATCAGGGCTATACGATTGCCGGTGCCCGAAAAAAATTACGGGAGCTATCCCGTACCGGTGGCGTGCCTGAGCAGGTTTCCCCGGAGCAGGCAGAGGAGGTTTCATCTGACCAGATGGCTCTGCCGCTCGTCTCAGGAGTAGACAGTAAACTACTTGATGAAATCCGTGAAGATGTGATCAGGCTCCGTGACTCCCTGAAGAAAACTCCTCCGAAATAG
- a CDS encoding integration host factor subunit alpha, whose translation MTKADLIESVYLKTGFSKKESAEIVETVFDLIKTTLEDGEKIKIAGFGNFVVKEKSTRRGRNPQTGDEIEITARKILTFKPSQVLKNAINNGS comes from the coding sequence ATGACCAAAGCCGATCTGATTGAAAGTGTTTATCTAAAAACCGGTTTTTCCAAGAAGGAATCTGCAGAGATTGTTGAGACCGTATTTGATCTCATCAAGACAACTCTGGAAGATGGCGAGAAGATCAAAATTGCCGGATTCGGTAATTTTGTCGTCAAGGAAAAGTCGACCCGGCGAGGCCGCAATCCGCAAACCGGAGACGAAATTGAAATCACGGCGCGTAAGATTCTGACCTTCAAACCGAGCCAGGTTCTCAAGAACGCAATAAACAATGGTTCTTAA
- a CDS encoding phenylalanine--tRNA ligase subunit beta has translation MVVTYNWLKEFVDFDLSPEELSHRLTMAGLEVDAMEKTGAGLESVVVAHLLSVERHPDADRLTVCRVNAGAEELQIVCGATNHKTGDYVALARVGTVLPGDFKIKKSKIRGQVSEGMLCSEKELGLSEEASGIMILPNDLNVGQPFFEATGLADVRYEIGLTPNRADCLSVVGVAREVAAMVGQPLQIPQPVVKEEGGPIEQETSVDIVDADKGPRYMARLIKGVEIGPSPDWLVRRLESVGVRAINNVVDITNYVMMELGHPLHAFDFSLLRGQKIIVRCPGETKFTTLDDQEHQLIGSDLAICDAESPVALAGIMGGQNSEIQPNTTDVLLESAYFEPVSIRRTSKRLGIHSESSHRFERGADVNMVPIALDRAASLIAELAGGKVAKGAIDAYPKEISEKQVSITLEKTNRLLGLNLNLDQIASMLGSIGLDIVKDASADSLSVVIPTFRPDLEREVDLIEEIARLNGYDNIPVTMPSGESVDHPASEHQAVVRRLREVMVADGFSEVINYSFISPTAYDQINLSADDARRENVAVMNPLTEEQSVMRTSLLPSLLENVVRNHSYRSLDLSLFEIRPVFRPVENEELPYEPTFISGVMSGRREPFGWSQVGDAFDFYDLKGIVESLLAAARIEDISWRVDQSEPYLHPGKSCSVYSAEIRLGVLGEIHPNVLDNYDLKDAVYAFELDVEELIKASTGRISFSQISRFPDVFRDSAFLFDDEISAEKILTTINSARGKLVESVNLFDVYRGKGVPEDKKSIAIRVRYRSSERTLTDEEINKAHNRIVKTIEKQLGAQLR, from the coding sequence ATGGTTGTTACCTATAACTGGTTAAAGGAATTCGTAGATTTCGACCTCTCACCCGAAGAATTGTCACACCGTCTGACCATGGCCGGCCTCGAAGTCGACGCCATGGAAAAGACCGGTGCCGGACTTGAATCCGTCGTTGTCGCGCACCTGTTGAGTGTCGAGCGGCACCCTGACGCCGACCGCCTGACGGTCTGCCGGGTGAATGCCGGTGCTGAAGAGCTGCAGATCGTCTGCGGTGCAACCAACCACAAGACCGGTGACTATGTCGCCCTGGCCAGGGTCGGCACGGTTCTGCCGGGTGATTTCAAAATCAAGAAATCGAAAATACGTGGTCAGGTTTCCGAAGGAATGCTCTGCTCGGAGAAGGAACTCGGCCTGTCCGAGGAAGCGTCCGGCATCATGATTCTGCCGAATGATCTGAACGTCGGCCAGCCGTTCTTTGAAGCAACCGGGCTGGCTGATGTCCGTTACGAAATAGGCTTGACTCCGAATCGCGCCGACTGCCTCAGCGTTGTCGGCGTTGCCCGTGAGGTTGCCGCCATGGTCGGCCAGCCGCTGCAGATTCCACAACCGGTGGTCAAGGAAGAGGGTGGTCCGATCGAGCAGGAGACCTCGGTTGATATTGTCGACGCCGACAAAGGGCCGCGTTACATGGCTCGACTGATCAAGGGTGTCGAGATCGGCCCCTCTCCGGACTGGCTCGTCCGTCGCCTCGAATCGGTCGGTGTCCGGGCCATCAATAACGTCGTTGACATTACCAACTACGTGATGATGGAACTGGGCCATCCCCTGCATGCCTTTGACTTCAGTCTGCTGCGCGGTCAAAAAATCATCGTACGCTGCCCCGGCGAGACGAAATTCACAACCCTGGACGACCAGGAACATCAGTTGATTGGATCCGACCTCGCTATCTGCGACGCCGAAAGCCCGGTGGCGCTGGCCGGCATCATGGGCGGCCAGAACTCTGAAATCCAGCCGAACACCACGGATGTTCTTCTCGAAAGTGCTTATTTCGAACCTGTTTCAATTCGCCGGACAAGCAAACGGCTCGGCATACACTCCGAATCTTCACACCGTTTTGAGCGTGGGGCCGATGTCAACATGGTTCCGATTGCTCTTGACCGGGCCGCAAGCCTGATCGCCGAACTCGCCGGTGGAAAGGTTGCCAAAGGGGCAATCGACGCCTATCCGAAGGAAATCAGTGAAAAACAGGTCTCGATTACTCTGGAGAAAACAAATCGTTTGCTCGGCCTCAACCTGAACCTGGACCAGATTGCATCAATGCTCGGTTCGATTGGTCTTGATATTGTCAAAGATGCTTCCGCCGATAGCCTGAGTGTCGTGATTCCGACATTCCGCCCGGACCTTGAGCGGGAAGTCGACCTGATTGAAGAGATTGCCCGGCTGAATGGCTATGACAATATCCCGGTGACGATGCCGTCCGGCGAATCGGTCGATCATCCCGCTTCGGAACATCAGGCCGTTGTTCGCCGCCTGCGCGAAGTCATGGTTGCCGACGGCTTTTCCGAAGTCATCAACTATTCCTTTATATCGCCAACAGCTTATGATCAGATTAATCTTTCGGCGGATGATGCCCGACGTGAAAATGTTGCGGTCATGAATCCCCTCACCGAAGAGCAATCGGTGATGCGGACCAGCCTGCTACCGAGTCTGCTTGAGAATGTCGTACGCAACCACTCATATCGTTCACTCGACCTCTCACTGTTCGAAATCAGGCCGGTATTCCGCCCGGTTGAGAATGAAGAACTGCCCTATGAACCGACCTTTATTTCCGGAGTCATGAGCGGTCGCCGCGAGCCATTCGGCTGGAGCCAGGTCGGTGACGCGTTCGATTTCTATGATCTGAAAGGCATTGTCGAATCCCTGCTCGCAGCTGCCCGGATCGAAGATATCAGCTGGCGGGTCGACCAGAGCGAACCTTATCTCCATCCGGGAAAATCCTGTTCTGTTTATTCCGCAGAGATACGCCTCGGGGTGTTGGGAGAGATCCATCCGAACGTCCTTGACAACTATGACCTCAAGGACGCGGTTTACGCTTTTGAACTCGATGTTGAGGAGCTGATCAAGGCCTCGACCGGCCGGATCAGCTTCAGCCAGATCTCACGCTTTCCGGATGTCTTTCGCGACAGTGCCTTTCTGTTCGACGACGAGATCAGCGCCGAGAAAATCCTGACGACAATCAACAGCGCCCGCGGCAAGCTGGTCGAGAGTGTTAATCTGTTCGATGTCTATCGTGGCAAGGGCGTACCTGAAGACAAGAAAAGCATCGCAATCCGGGTCCGATACCGCTCAAGTGAAAGAACCCTGACCGATGAAGAAATCAACAAGGCACACAACCGTATTGTCAAGACAATCGAAAAACAGCTCGGTGCCCAGCTAAGATAA
- a CDS encoding phenylalanine--tRNA ligase subunit alpha gives MKQRLDELLSKGRDAIASAEDEAALQEVKVQLLGKKGELTAIMKGMGQLSAEERPVIGALANKIKEEIESLVLNRQELLKTEAVASRLSSESIDVTLPGRRQRVGSKHPITLATEEISAIFASLGFGIEEGPEIEKDFYNFEALNIPKDHPARDMQDTFYIDDDVVLRTHTSPVQIRTMLKYEPPVRVIAPGTVYRRDSDLTHSPMFHQIEGFLVDRDVTFGDLKGVLTTFVNRYFGEGIGVRFRPSFFPFTEPSAEVDMQCVICGGGGCRVCSQTGWLEILGSGMIDPEVFKSVDYDPEKYSGFAFGMGIERIAMLKYGVNDLRLFFENDVRFLDQFA, from the coding sequence ATGAAACAACGTCTGGATGAACTTCTGAGCAAGGGACGCGATGCGATTGCATCCGCTGAAGACGAAGCAGCCCTGCAGGAGGTCAAGGTTCAACTGCTCGGCAAAAAAGGGGAGTTGACGGCTATCATGAAGGGTATGGGGCAACTCTCTGCGGAAGAGCGTCCCGTCATCGGTGCTTTAGCCAACAAGATCAAGGAAGAAATCGAATCCCTGGTCCTTAATCGCCAGGAACTCCTGAAAACAGAAGCGGTTGCGAGCCGTCTCAGCAGTGAGTCGATTGATGTCACACTGCCGGGCCGCCGCCAGCGGGTCGGCAGCAAGCATCCGATCACCCTGGCGACTGAAGAGATTTCGGCAATTTTTGCTTCTCTTGGTTTCGGTATCGAGGAAGGGCCGGAGATTGAAAAAGATTTTTACAACTTCGAGGCTCTCAATATCCCGAAAGACCATCCGGCTCGTGACATGCAGGATACCTTCTATATCGACGATGACGTTGTTCTGCGGACCCATACCTCTCCGGTACAAATCCGGACAATGCTCAAATATGAACCCCCGGTGCGGGTGATTGCCCCCGGCACGGTCTATCGGCGCGACTCCGACCTGACCCACAGCCCGATGTTTCACCAGATCGAAGGCTTCCTGGTGGACCGTGATGTGACCTTCGGCGACCTCAAGGGAGTCCTGACGACCTTCGTCAATCGCTATTTCGGTGAAGGTATCGGCGTCCGCTTCCGCCCCTCGTTTTTCCCGTTTACCGAACCGAGCGCCGAAGTCGATATGCAGTGCGTCATCTGCGGTGGCGGCGGTTGTCGGGTGTGCAGCCAGACCGGCTGGCTGGAGATTCTCGGCAGCGGCATGATCGACCCCGAGGTATTCAAGTCGGTAGATTACGACCCTGAGAAATACAGCGGATTTGCATTCGGCATGGGTATTGAGCGGATTGCGATGCTCAAATATGGTGTCAACGATCTGCGGCTTTTCTTTGAAAATGATGTACGCTTTCTCGATCAATTCGCCTGA
- a CDS encoding 50S ribosomal protein L20 translates to MPRVKRGFKARRRRNKVLKLAKGYRGARGKLFRSATEAVDRAMKYSYRDRKIRKRDFRALWIVRINAASRENGLSYSRLVHGLKKAEIGLDRKILAQLAVSEPAAFSAVVDKAKAQLQ, encoded by the coding sequence ATGCCAAGAGTAAAAAGAGGTTTCAAAGCGAGACGACGCAGAAACAAGGTTCTCAAACTAGCCAAAGGGTATCGTGGCGCGCGCGGCAAACTGTTTCGGAGTGCTACCGAAGCGGTCGATCGGGCCATGAAATATTCGTATCGCGATCGCAAGATTCGCAAGCGTGATTTCCGTGCCCTCTGGATTGTTCGTATCAATGCTGCGTCTCGGGAGAACGGCTTGTCTTACAGCCGTCTGGTACATGGGCTGAAAAAAGCCGAAATCGGCCTGGATCGCAAGATCCTGGCACAATTGGCCGTTTCCGAGCCAGCTGCCTTTAGCGCCGTCGTAGATAAGGCCAAGGCGCAGCTTCAGTAG
- a CDS encoding 50S ribosomal protein L35: MPKIKTCRGAAKRFRKTGTGKIRRNKAFTSHILTSKTTKRKRDLRQATLVDSADAKNIACLIPYK; the protein is encoded by the coding sequence ATGCCCAAGATCAAGACATGCCGCGGTGCGGCCAAACGTTTTCGTAAAACAGGCACAGGCAAGATTCGTCGCAACAAGGCGTTTACCAGCCATATCCTGACCAGCAAAACAACCAAGCGTAAGCGCGATCTGCGCCAGGCAACTCTGGTTGATTCCGCGGATGCAAAGAATATCGCCTGTCTGATTCCCTACAAGTAG
- a CDS encoding translation initiation factor IF-3, protein MAREESTRINRDIRAREVRVIDDEGEQLGVISLDAALEAADDRGLDLVEVSPNASPPVCRIMDYGKYKYQAQKKAAEAKKKTAKVEIKEVKLRPKTEEHDFNFKLKNARRFLEAGNKVKVTIMFRGREVTHPDYGRRQLERLVEEVKDLGQVEMMPRMAGRFMTMVIAPIKNK, encoded by the coding sequence ATAGCCAGGGAAGAGTCGACCAGGATCAATCGTGATATCCGGGCCCGCGAGGTTCGGGTGATTGATGATGAAGGAGAACAGCTCGGAGTAATCAGTCTCGACGCCGCTCTTGAAGCAGCCGATGATCGCGGCCTGGACCTCGTAGAGGTTTCACCGAATGCATCACCGCCGGTTTGCCGGATCATGGATTACGGCAAGTACAAGTACCAGGCGCAGAAGAAGGCAGCTGAGGCGAAAAAGAAGACGGCCAAGGTGGAGATCAAGGAGGTCAAGCTTCGTCCCAAGACTGAAGAGCATGATTTCAATTTCAAGCTGAAGAACGCCAGACGCTTCCTTGAGGCCGGCAACAAGGTCAAGGTCACGATTATGTTCCGCGGTCGTGAAGTGACTCATCCCGATTATGGCCGCCGGCAGCTGGAACGTTTAGTTGAAGAAGTGAAAGACCTTGGACAGGTCGAAATGATGCCGAGAATGGCGGGGCGGTTCATGACAATGGTCATTGCCCCGATCAAGAATAAATAA